One region of Bacillus pumilus genomic DNA includes:
- a CDS encoding cation diffusion facilitator family transporter, giving the protein MERYNELRQGETGAWVSIIAYVILSAVKLLIGYTFHSEALSADGLNNTTDIIASLAVLIGLRISQKPPDEDHPYGHFRAENIASLVASFIMMLVGLQVLLSAGQSLFSSKHQTPDMIAAWTAAGSAVVMYGVYIYNRNLSKRINSQALHAAAADNKSDAYVSIGTFVGIIASQFQLAWIDTLAAFVIGLIICKTAWEIFRDASHSLTDGFHIKDMSKYKETIEATPGVGDLKDIKARYLGSTVHVDVVVEVEPHLNIAESHDIADEIERRMKKEHDILHSHVHMEPAGEPKEEKKSYPS; this is encoded by the coding sequence GCTTGGGTCAGTATCATTGCCTATGTGATCTTATCTGCGGTGAAACTTCTGATTGGGTATACGTTTCATTCAGAGGCTCTTTCGGCAGATGGATTGAATAATACGACGGATATTATTGCATCCCTTGCAGTGTTGATTGGATTGCGTATTTCTCAAAAGCCGCCTGATGAAGATCATCCATACGGTCATTTTAGAGCAGAGAATATTGCGTCTCTTGTGGCGTCCTTTATTATGATGCTTGTTGGACTTCAGGTTCTGCTGAGTGCAGGCCAGTCACTCTTCTCATCTAAGCATCAAACGCCCGATATGATCGCAGCTTGGACGGCAGCAGGAAGTGCTGTGGTGATGTATGGTGTGTATATTTACAACCGCAATCTGTCCAAACGGATCAATAGCCAAGCTCTTCATGCAGCAGCAGCTGATAATAAATCAGATGCGTATGTGAGTATCGGAACATTTGTAGGGATTATCGCCTCTCAGTTTCAACTGGCATGGATTGATACGCTTGCAGCGTTTGTGATTGGGCTCATTATTTGTAAAACGGCGTGGGAGATTTTTAGAGATGCTTCTCATTCGTTAACGGACGGTTTTCATATAAAAGATATGTCCAAATATAAAGAGACCATTGAAGCAACACCTGGGGTGGGCGATTTGAAAGATATTAAGGCACGGTATCTCGGAAGTACGGTCCATGTGGATGTAGTAGTGGAGGTCGAGCCACACTTGAACATTGCAGAAAGCCATGATATTGCAGATGAGATCGAACGTAGAATGAAGAAGGAACATGATATTTTACACTCTCATGTTCATATGGAGCCAGCAGGTGAGCCAAAAGAAGAGAAGAAGTCTTATCCATCGTGA
- a CDS encoding AAA family ATPase, which yields MAFDEPMHSDLQKIVDNINKVMVGKKDIAILSLVAILAKGHVLLEDVPGVGKTMMVRALAKSIGCEFKRIQFTPDLLPSDVTGVSIYNKKTNEFEFRQGPIMGQIILADEINRTSPKTQSALLEAMEEGSVTVDGETMLLADPFFVMATQNPVEYEGTYPLPEAQMDRFLFKLQMGYPTMLEELEVLNLQEKQSPIDTLQAVMTKDHIHALQQAVQTIHVDASIKEYIVEIAQATRQHPSVYLGVSPRGSIALMKAAQAYALLNRRDYVIPDDVQYLASYTLPHRMILTSEATYEGKKAETLLRQMLEQIGVPVQKSMTQ from the coding sequence ATGGCATTTGATGAACCGATGCATTCAGATTTACAAAAAATCGTAGATAACATCAATAAAGTCATGGTTGGGAAGAAAGATATTGCGATATTAAGCCTTGTTGCGATTTTGGCGAAGGGGCATGTGCTACTAGAGGATGTGCCTGGCGTTGGGAAGACGATGATGGTTCGTGCTTTGGCAAAATCCATTGGCTGTGAGTTTAAGCGAATCCAATTCACTCCTGACCTTTTGCCTTCAGATGTGACAGGTGTGTCGATTTATAATAAAAAGACAAATGAATTTGAATTTAGGCAAGGACCCATTATGGGGCAGATTATTTTGGCTGATGAGATCAACCGGACCTCTCCCAAAACACAGTCTGCATTGCTCGAAGCGATGGAGGAAGGCAGTGTTACAGTGGACGGAGAAACAATGCTGCTTGCTGATCCTTTTTTCGTCATGGCTACGCAGAATCCTGTGGAATATGAAGGGACTTATCCGCTGCCAGAAGCACAAATGGACCGGTTTTTATTCAAGCTGCAAATGGGGTATCCGACCATGCTGGAGGAGCTGGAGGTGCTCAACTTGCAGGAAAAGCAGTCCCCGATTGATACGCTCCAAGCAGTCATGACCAAGGATCACATCCATGCGTTGCAGCAAGCGGTTCAGACCATTCATGTGGATGCATCCATTAAAGAATATATTGTGGAAATTGCACAAGCGACGCGGCAGCATCCATCTGTTTATCTAGGTGTGAGTCCAAGGGGATCGATCGCCCTCATGAAAGCGGCTCAGGCGTATGCACTGTTGAATCGGCGCGATTATGTGATTCCTGATGATGTACAGTATTTGGCGTCTTATACATTGCCGCATCGAATGATTTTGACTTCAGAAGCGACGTATGAAGGGAAGAAGGCGGAGACACTGCTGAGACAAATGCTTGAGCAAATTGGCGTGCCAGTTCAAAAGTCGATGACTCAATGA
- a CDS encoding DUF58 domain-containing protein, with protein MKLGHRFAFSLWLRVMMLIILTATVFCYAMFQGGFVSWFLFYAFLPYTLYALLFALVPLRATVKRTLQQTRLKAGDVLSVDLEIKRTNPFPYVYVLIEDDPPDTFHLKEQIEMKQMLFPWFRKTWRFSYQLNDVMRGEHHLSAVRIKTGDMFGFVEKEVIIPLEKKLLVYPKMLDLQVESAESLNENGGKAVHSWLNEPTHVTTGVREYQQGDRFAWVDWKTTARRGQLMTKEFEQNQTKDLVVFADFTDEAVFESVVSIAASVLQSAVKKGLPSGLVPLGDQHAFRVDQGELHLQDMLYYLTRVQHQPSRVQEYKALAASEYQHSGKYVVTGQLQEELAANLFGNRNRKNITVLLVKRALDRFTTKEKQLVDRLKASGIRTTVLFEDRLHERTVR; from the coding sequence ATGAAATTAGGTCATCGTTTCGCTTTTTCATTATGGTTACGGGTGATGATGCTCATCATCCTCACTGCGACAGTCTTTTGTTATGCCATGTTTCAGGGAGGGTTTGTGAGCTGGTTCCTTTTTTATGCATTTTTACCATATACTTTGTATGCTTTGCTGTTTGCGCTCGTTCCGCTGCGCGCTACAGTCAAAAGGACATTACAACAAACCCGCTTGAAGGCGGGAGACGTACTGTCCGTTGACCTTGAAATCAAGCGGACAAATCCATTTCCATACGTTTACGTCTTGATTGAGGATGATCCACCAGACACCTTTCATTTAAAGGAACAAATTGAGATGAAGCAAATGCTGTTTCCTTGGTTTCGGAAAACGTGGCGTTTTTCCTATCAATTGAATGATGTCATGCGCGGGGAACATCATTTGTCAGCAGTTCGAATCAAAACGGGTGATATGTTTGGTTTTGTGGAGAAAGAAGTCATCATTCCGTTAGAAAAAAAGCTGCTTGTTTATCCGAAAATGCTCGATCTTCAGGTGGAGTCTGCTGAGTCATTGAATGAAAATGGAGGCAAAGCGGTTCACTCGTGGTTAAATGAACCGACCCATGTGACAACAGGCGTAAGGGAATATCAGCAAGGCGACCGTTTTGCTTGGGTGGACTGGAAGACGACGGCTAGAAGGGGTCAGCTGATGACGAAGGAATTTGAACAGAATCAAACAAAGGATCTTGTCGTGTTTGCTGATTTTACCGACGAAGCGGTTTTTGAGTCCGTCGTGTCTATTGCAGCGTCTGTTCTACAATCGGCAGTGAAAAAAGGGTTGCCTTCAGGTCTTGTACCTCTAGGAGATCAGCATGCCTTTCGAGTGGATCAAGGAGAACTTCATTTGCAGGACATGCTTTATTATTTAACAAGAGTGCAGCATCAACCTTCTCGCGTACAAGAGTATAAGGCGTTAGCAGCAAGTGAGTATCAGCATTCTGGAAAATATGTCGTCACGGGTCAGCTGCAGGAAGAGCTTGCTGCGAATCTCTTTGGAAATCGAAACAGAAAGAACATCACTGTTCTTTTAGTGAAGAGAGCCTTGGATCGATTCACGACAAAAGAAAAACAGCTTGTAGACCGGCTCAAGGCATCTGGAATACGCACGACCGTTTTATTTGAAGACCGGCTACACGAAAGAACTGTGAGGTGA
- a CDS encoding DUF3488 and DUF4129 domain-containing transglutaminase family protein, which produces MLHTHQRQSRFELFIYYAVAFLLLWEWLRPLQDFTETSHTSYFIIFIGLTCLFTFFRLKWYVTFPICTGLILLALYLIFYQTEPSYPAALLGDIKDNITFMSTGMWSDMYPSFRTLLFYILLWLLVYLLHYWVVYQQRIFFFLLMTIVYVTILDTFTPYDATFAIVRIMVFGFCLLGLLYFDRLRSAEGIRVTQKARLKWFLPMLALVLLSATLGASLPKSDPKWPDPVPFFKAVTNQDGSAGQNKVGYSTDDSTLGGPFSEDRTPVFKWSGKEPSYFRVETKSIYTGKGWEDASNDTKPTRLKENSVRNRWFTERVKTEVHETRVDMESNYRFNHAVYPIGTIMLMPMENIPLQMMGKTEKIVPSIQNPPKNLGNYQVTFLSPTFILEDLQSIKVPTKQKVNQEVGREYLQLPSSLPERVKTLANSLTETKDNMYDKAKAIEDYLGSAKFSYETQNVAVPSRNEDYVDQFLFDTMIGYCDNFSSSMIVMLRSIGIPARWVKGYTSGQLYETQMDGNNVYEVTNNNAHSWVEVYFPNRGWVTFEPTKGFTNPETFTNEAVSSDQTDDDQKEEDQSSSDASEDQQAEQPQQETEQPAEPKKQTAQAKPNMVHVGSILGFAIGAMVLLGLISWLLYRFRARWLPFFIVRKVKRLPEEEAFFYAYAALLKQLKRRGIEKKPGMTLREFASLIDDNEGDHRMSDLTQLYERALYRREDATMLWRQSAKLWENLINRR; this is translated from the coding sequence ATGCTGCATACGCATCAGCGGCAAAGCCGTTTTGAGTTGTTCATCTATTATGCTGTAGCATTTCTGCTGCTTTGGGAGTGGCTTCGACCGCTTCAAGATTTTACAGAGACGAGTCATACGTCTTATTTCATCATTTTTATAGGGCTTACATGTTTGTTTACATTTTTTCGTTTGAAGTGGTATGTGACGTTTCCTATTTGTACTGGCTTGATTTTGCTAGCCTTATATTTGATCTTTTATCAAACAGAGCCAAGCTATCCGGCTGCATTATTAGGTGATATTAAAGATAATATCACCTTCATGAGCACAGGCATGTGGAGTGACATGTACCCCTCCTTCCGCACATTATTGTTTTATATTTTGCTATGGCTGCTTGTCTACTTGCTTCATTATTGGGTGGTCTATCAGCAGCGTATCTTTTTCTTTTTACTCATGACGATTGTGTATGTCACGATTCTGGATACGTTTACGCCATATGATGCAACCTTTGCGATCGTTCGTATTATGGTATTTGGTTTTTGTCTGCTTGGGTTGCTGTATTTCGATCGACTGCGTTCGGCTGAAGGCATTCGGGTGACGCAGAAGGCGCGCCTAAAGTGGTTTTTGCCCATGCTGGCGCTCGTTCTTCTGTCAGCGACACTTGGCGCTTCTTTACCAAAGTCTGATCCGAAATGGCCTGATCCTGTCCCATTTTTTAAGGCGGTGACGAATCAAGATGGCTCTGCCGGACAGAATAAGGTGGGATATAGTACAGATGATTCGACGCTTGGCGGACCGTTTAGTGAGGACCGCACACCGGTCTTTAAATGGAGCGGAAAGGAGCCTTCCTACTTTCGTGTCGAAACAAAAAGTATCTACACCGGAAAGGGCTGGGAGGATGCCTCAAATGATACGAAGCCTACGCGGCTAAAAGAGAACAGTGTGCGGAATCGTTGGTTTACCGAGCGTGTAAAAACAGAGGTGCACGAAACGAGAGTCGATATGGAATCAAACTATCGATTTAATCATGCCGTCTATCCGATTGGGACGATCATGCTGATGCCAATGGAAAACATTCCACTGCAAATGATGGGTAAAACGGAGAAAATTGTCCCATCCATTCAAAATCCGCCGAAAAATTTAGGGAACTACCAAGTCACCTTCTTGTCTCCTACATTTATCCTTGAGGATTTGCAGAGCATCAAAGTACCGACGAAGCAGAAGGTCAATCAGGAGGTTGGCCGTGAATACTTGCAGCTTCCTTCCTCATTGCCAGAGCGAGTGAAAACATTGGCAAACAGCTTAACGGAAACGAAGGATAATATGTACGATAAGGCTAAAGCGATTGAGGACTACTTAGGGTCAGCGAAGTTTTCATATGAAACGCAAAATGTCGCTGTGCCTAGTCGTAATGAAGATTATGTGGATCAATTTTTGTTTGATACGATGATCGGCTACTGTGATAATTTTTCATCCTCTATGATTGTGATGCTCCGTTCGATCGGGATTCCGGCGAGATGGGTGAAAGGGTACACGTCAGGTCAATTATATGAAACACAGATGGATGGAAACAATGTGTATGAAGTAACCAATAACAATGCGCATTCATGGGTAGAGGTGTATTTTCCAAACAGAGGCTGGGTGACCTTCGAACCGACAAAAGGATTTACGAACCCAGAGACATTTACGAATGAAGCTGTTTCTAGCGATCAGACAGATGATGATCAAAAGGAAGAAGATCAGTCTAGCTCTGATGCAAGCGAAGATCAGCAGGCAGAACAGCCACAGCAGGAGACAGAGCAGCCGGCAGAACCAAAGAAACAAACAGCGCAAGCGAAGCCAAATATGGTGCATGTTGGTTCAATCTTGGGTTTCGCGATAGGAGCTATGGTCCTTCTAGGATTGATAAGCTGGCTTCTTTATCGATTCAGAGCAAGATGGCTACCATTCTTTATTGTGAGAAAGGTGAAACGTCTGCCAGAGGAGGAAGCATTCTTCTATGCGTATGCTGCTCTATTAAAGCAGCTGAAGCGCAGGGGAATTGAGAAAAAACCTGGCATGACGCTAAGAGAATTTGCTTCTTTGATCGATGACAACGAAGGAGATCATCGCATGTCAGATCTGACGCAGCTCTATGAGCGGGCACTCTATCGACGAGAGGATGCGACGATGCTTTGGCGGCAATCCGCAAAGTTATGGGAAAATTTAATAAACAGGAGATAG
- the guaA gene encoding glutamine-hydrolyzing GMP synthase, with amino-acid sequence MTNLVNEMILVLDFGSQYNQLITRRIREFGVYSELHPHTLTAEEIKEMAPKGIILSGGPNSVYDAGSFRCDEKIFDLDIPVLGICYGMQLMTHYLGGKVEAASQREYGKADIHINGTPALFKDLPTDQVVWMSHGDLVVEVPEGFTVDATSAHCPNSAMSLAEKNFYGVQFHPEVRHSEYGNDLLKNFVFGVCDCDGKWSMENFIEIEMQKIRQTVGDKQVLCALSGGVDSSVVAVLIHKAIGDQLTCIFVDHGLLRKGEAEGVMKTFSEGFNMNVIKVDAKDRFLNKLKGVSDPEQKRKIIGNEFIYVFDDESDKLKGIDYLAQGTLYTDIIESGTATAQTIKSHHNVGGLPEDMQFELIEPLNTLFKDEVRALGSELGIPDDIVWRQPFPGPGLGIRVLGEISEEKLEIVRESDAILREEIANFGLERDIWQYFTVLPDIRSVGVMGDARTYDYTIGIRAVTSIDGMTSDWARIPWDVLEKISTRIVNEVKHVNRVVYDITSKPPATIEWE; translated from the coding sequence ATGACAAATTTAGTAAATGAAATGATTTTGGTTCTAGATTTCGGCAGTCAGTACAATCAGCTGATCACACGCCGTATTCGTGAATTTGGTGTGTACAGTGAGCTTCATCCGCACACTTTAACTGCTGAAGAAATTAAAGAAATGGCGCCTAAAGGAATCATCCTTTCTGGCGGACCAAACAGTGTTTATGATGCAGGATCTTTCCGCTGTGATGAAAAGATTTTTGATCTAGATATTCCGGTTCTAGGCATTTGCTATGGCATGCAGCTTATGACTCATTATTTAGGCGGGAAAGTAGAAGCGGCAAGCCAGCGTGAATACGGAAAAGCAGATATCCACATTAATGGAACGCCTGCTTTATTTAAAGACCTTCCGACTGATCAAGTCGTATGGATGAGCCATGGTGACCTTGTTGTTGAAGTACCAGAAGGCTTTACAGTTGATGCAACAAGTGCACATTGTCCAAACTCAGCGATGAGCTTAGCTGAGAAGAATTTCTATGGTGTTCAGTTCCACCCAGAGGTTCGTCACTCTGAGTACGGAAATGACCTATTGAAAAACTTTGTCTTCGGCGTGTGTGACTGCGATGGCAAATGGTCAATGGAGAACTTCATTGAAATCGAAATGCAGAAAATCCGTCAAACAGTAGGCGACAAACAAGTATTGTGCGCACTAAGCGGCGGTGTAGATTCATCTGTTGTGGCGGTATTGATCCACAAAGCAATCGGCGATCAGCTGACATGTATTTTCGTTGACCACGGTCTTCTTCGCAAAGGCGAAGCAGAAGGGGTTATGAAGACATTTAGCGAAGGTTTCAACATGAACGTGATTAAAGTAGATGCAAAAGATCGTTTCTTAAACAAGCTAAAAGGTGTGTCTGATCCTGAGCAAAAACGTAAAATCATCGGTAACGAATTCATTTATGTATTCGATGATGAATCGGACAAGCTAAAAGGAATCGACTACTTAGCACAAGGAACACTTTACACAGATATCATTGAGAGCGGAACAGCAACGGCACAAACAATCAAATCTCACCACAACGTAGGCGGTCTTCCAGAAGACATGCAGTTCGAATTGATTGAGCCACTCAATACGCTATTCAAGGATGAAGTCCGTGCCCTAGGTTCAGAGCTAGGCATTCCTGACGACATCGTCTGGAGACAGCCATTCCCAGGTCCAGGACTAGGTATCCGTGTACTAGGTGAAATTTCTGAAGAAAAACTAGAAATCGTCCGCGAATCGGATGCAATTCTACGCGAAGAAATTGCCAACTTCGGCCTTGAGCGCGACATCTGGCAATACTTCACGGTTCTCCCAGACATCCGCAGCGTAGGTGTTATGGGCGACGCAAGAACATATGACTACACAATCGGCATCCGTGCTGTTACTTCGATTGATGGGATGACGAGTGACTGGGCAAGAATCCCTTGGGATGTGCTTGAGAAGATCTCAACTCGTATCGTGAATGAAGTGAAGCATGTGAACCGCGTGGTGTATGATATTACGAGTAAGCCGCCTGCTACGATTGAGTGGGAATAG
- a CDS encoding YbaK/EbsC family protein, whose protein sequence is MSIEKVKDYFKQYDMDHRIQEFSVSSATVDLAASALGCEPERIAKTLSFLVNGQAILVVTSGDAKVDNKKFKEYFKTKAKMLSPHEVVDLVGHEIGGVCPFAIKNGVSVYLDISLKRFETVYPACGSSNSAIELTIKQLEKYSGYSQWIDVCKGWNDSLTH, encoded by the coding sequence ATGTCGATCGAGAAAGTAAAAGATTATTTTAAACAATATGATATGGATCATCGGATTCAGGAATTTTCAGTATCTAGTGCAACCGTAGACTTGGCTGCTTCTGCATTGGGCTGCGAACCTGAAAGAATCGCAAAAACACTCTCCTTTCTAGTGAATGGGCAAGCTATTTTAGTTGTGACCTCTGGCGATGCAAAAGTTGATAACAAAAAATTCAAGGAATATTTTAAAACAAAAGCTAAAATGCTTTCTCCTCATGAGGTCGTTGACTTGGTCGGTCATGAAATTGGCGGAGTATGTCCTTTTGCTATAAAGAATGGCGTTTCTGTTTATTTAGATATTTCACTAAAACGTTTTGAGACAGTCTATCCAGCCTGCGGGAGCAGTAACAGTGCTATTGAACTAACAATCAAACAATTAGAAAAATACTCCGGTTATTCACAATGGATTGATGTGTGTAAGGGATGGAATGATTCATTAACACATTAA
- a CDS encoding helix-turn-helix domain-containing protein, translating into MEKDKLEKHEVMQYLREYNEQEIFYQQYQQKKHDNQSLQLFLKDYDKHNLMHKQIYIEEFLQKGQNEFEKEDTMWLGQEKDIEVRKYNRFMPQLSAIHDFFEMIYVLENEMYVEVEDKKMTLKSGDIAFIPPDTIHKPIVMENTIAIQIMIRKSTFQKVFFKMLKGNHVISEFFLNALYIKENKNILIFHSRLDKNLLDCSLQLFIENYNRFPGYKLIMNNLFEILLCLLLRFKPSHLNVNQVKQYSDKRMIQMLQYIQQCYEHITIQEMAEEFNLSQSYLSKYIARKLGKSFSEIRQEIRLEKACKMLTGSNLQVDHIATTVGYQNVEHFIRLFKKKYHLTPHQYRLNNKVEQTSNQY; encoded by the coding sequence ATGGAAAAAGATAAACTTGAAAAACATGAAGTGATGCAATATTTAAGAGAATATAACGAACAAGAAATCTTTTATCAACAATACCAACAGAAAAAGCATGACAATCAATCATTGCAATTATTTTTGAAGGATTATGATAAACACAATTTAATGCATAAGCAAATATATATAGAAGAATTTTTGCAAAAAGGGCAGAACGAATTTGAAAAAGAGGATACCATGTGGTTAGGTCAGGAGAAAGATATCGAAGTGAGAAAGTATAACCGTTTTATGCCTCAATTGTCGGCTATCCATGATTTCTTTGAAATGATCTATGTTCTGGAAAATGAGATGTATGTAGAAGTGGAAGACAAAAAAATGACTTTAAAATCAGGAGATATTGCCTTTATTCCACCTGATACAATACACAAGCCAATTGTCATGGAGAATACAATCGCAATCCAAATCATGATCCGTAAAAGTACTTTTCAAAAAGTGTTTTTTAAAATGTTAAAAGGCAATCATGTCATTTCAGAGTTCTTTTTGAATGCATTGTATATAAAAGAAAATAAAAATATTCTTATTTTCCATAGTCGCTTGGATAAAAATTTGCTAGACTGCTCTCTTCAACTATTTATAGAAAATTATAATCGGTTTCCTGGATACAAGTTGATTATGAATAATTTGTTTGAGATATTATTATGTCTCTTATTAAGATTCAAACCAAGTCATCTGAACGTAAATCAGGTCAAACAATATAGTGATAAACGTATGATTCAAATGCTCCAATATATTCAGCAATGTTATGAGCATATAACAATCCAGGAGATGGCAGAGGAATTTAACCTTTCACAATCTTATCTGTCTAAATATATAGCTCGTAAACTTGGCAAATCATTTAGTGAGATTCGACAAGAAATAAGATTGGAAAAAGCCTGCAAAATGCTCACTGGTAGCAATTTGCAAGTAGATCATATTGCGACAACCGTTGGTTATCAAAATGTAGAGCATTTCATTCGTTTATTTAAGAAAAAGTATCACTTAACACCACATCAATATCGTTTAAATAATAAAGTCGAGCAAACTTCAAATCAATACTAA
- a CDS encoding helix-turn-helix domain-containing protein yields the protein MSYQEHEKTIQDTLNYIEQHLKDDLPLQTLAKHAGYSRFHFHRMFKKVIKKSVVDYIRERRMTQAAKDLIHTDQRAIDIALQYRFSSQESFTRAFKKIYDMSPARYRKLLRNVIIEEETNMADHQNTPTGWIMTGDTPSDYETGLDNRIVHSGTNSAYLKSKDEKAGGFATLMQQIKSERYRGERLQFSTFVKSEDVKGSAGLWMRIDHSSGEVLAFDNMMDRPITGTNGWNHFSVVLDVPVKSEVIAFGILLQGPGQIWMDELSFKIVDESVPVTEQNTVDDLEDEPVNLNFEG from the coding sequence TTGTCCTATCAAGAACATGAAAAAACGATTCAAGACACATTAAATTATATTGAACAGCATCTGAAAGATGATTTACCGCTTCAAACTCTAGCGAAACACGCTGGTTATTCTAGGTTTCACTTTCACCGTATGTTCAAAAAAGTGATTAAGAAATCAGTGGTTGATTATATACGGGAACGTCGAATGACCCAAGCGGCGAAGGATTTAATTCATACGGACCAAAGGGCGATTGATATCGCACTGCAGTATCGTTTTAGTTCACAGGAATCCTTCACTAGAGCCTTTAAAAAGATATATGACATGTCACCCGCACGTTATCGGAAATTATTAAGAAATGTAATTATTGAGGAGGAAACAAATATGGCTGATCATCAGAACACACCTACTGGCTGGATTATGACGGGGGATACCCCATCTGACTATGAAACAGGTTTGGATAACAGAATTGTACACAGTGGGACTAACTCCGCTTATTTGAAATCAAAAGATGAAAAAGCTGGAGGTTTCGCAACATTGATGCAGCAAATTAAGTCAGAACGTTACCGAGGAGAACGCCTTCAATTTTCTACTTTTGTCAAAAGCGAAGATGTGAAAGGCTCAGCTGGTTTATGGATGAGAATTGACCATTCTTCAGGTGAAGTTCTTGCGTTTGACAACATGATGGACCGTCCAATTACAGGAACAAATGGATGGAATCATTTTAGTGTAGTACTAGATGTTCCAGTAAAAAGTGAAGTCATTGCGTTTGGCATATTACTACAAGGTCCAGGTCAAATTTGGATGGACGAACTTAGTTTTAAAATTGTAGATGAAAGTGTGCCAGTGACAGAACAAAATACTGTGGATGATTTAGAGGATGAACCCGTCAATTTAAATTTTGAGGGCTAA
- a CDS encoding reverse transcriptase domain-containing protein: protein MVHKYPSKPYLHFDKIASFNKKVENYVLGFKQNPSHSFLPLIFSELTFEKFNDIKDETAMKRNGQLVPIKEKKRPIMYAAHIDNFIYKHYSLELNDLYNRYAKDKQIDESVTAYRNNKKRQNNIHFAAEVINFIAKNPDCYIYIGDYQNFFDTLDHKLLKEMINLIYGSEMPTHQYKIFKSLTKYSYINKKEINLRLGEDKEIFRTNQTCYFTSFKEFRKFKNDRSLITNDNSKILKVNTDIKGIPQGTAMSAIYSNIYMIKIDEYITNLLASIGGLYRRYSDDFILVLTNINEKKFHTIKNQIENQIKKYKLLIHPQKTQTLTFDGRKIFDIKSQRLSKIDYLGFIFDGNEVRIREKSIYKYYRTVYKLIKKGEIVSRKKGFTKDRIRLTYKRKLYQHYHQFGERTDIKYNYRKREFGTFITYANKCNKIFNEISPLTTNLMKEQIKNHQKKINKKIQKSLNTLMD, encoded by the coding sequence ATGGTACATAAATATCCATCTAAACCTTACTTGCATTTTGATAAAATTGCGTCTTTTAATAAAAAGGTAGAAAACTACGTCCTGGGTTTTAAACAAAACCCATCACATAGTTTTCTACCTTTAATTTTTAGTGAGTTAACCTTTGAGAAATTTAACGATATTAAAGATGAAACTGCTATGAAGAGAAACGGTCAATTAGTACCTATTAAAGAAAAAAAAAGACCGATTATGTATGCTGCTCATATTGATAACTTTATATACAAACATTACAGTTTAGAGTTAAATGACTTATATAATAGGTATGCTAAAGATAAACAAATTGATGAATCTGTTACTGCTTATAGAAACAACAAAAAAAGGCAAAACAATATACATTTCGCAGCTGAAGTAATTAACTTCATTGCGAAGAATCCAGATTGCTATATATACATAGGAGATTACCAAAACTTTTTCGACACTTTAGATCATAAATTACTTAAAGAAATGATTAACTTGATTTACGGAAGTGAAATGCCAACGCATCAATATAAAATCTTCAAGAGTCTCACTAAATATTCATACATTAATAAAAAAGAGATCAATTTAAGATTAGGTGAAGATAAAGAAATATTTAGAACTAACCAAACCTGTTATTTCACTTCATTTAAAGAGTTTAGAAAATTCAAAAATGATAGAAGCTTAATTACAAATGATAACAGCAAAATTCTAAAAGTAAATACGGATATAAAAGGTATCCCTCAAGGAACAGCTATGAGCGCTATTTACTCTAATATATATATGATAAAGATCGATGAATATATTACTAATTTATTAGCTAGCATAGGAGGTTTATATAGAAGATATTCTGATGATTTCATATTGGTTTTAACTAATATAAACGAAAAAAAATTTCACACTATTAAAAATCAAATAGAGAATCAAATCAAAAAATACAAATTATTAATTCATCCCCAAAAAACGCAAACCTTAACATTTGACGGGAGAAAAATTTTTGATATTAAATCTCAAAGACTTTCTAAAATTGATTATCTAGGATTCATTTTTGATGGTAATGAAGTTAGAATAAGAGAAAAGAGCATTTATAAATACTATAGAACTGTTTATAAGTTAATAAAGAAAGGTGAAATTGTTTCAAGAAAAAAGGGCTTTACTAAAGATCGAATACGCTTAACTTATAAGAGAAAATTATATCAACATTATCATCAGTTCGGAGAAAGAACTGACATAAAATATAACTATAGGAAAAGAGAATTCGGAACATTTATCACATACGCAAATAAGTGCAATAAAATATTTAATGAGATTTCGCCGCTTACTACAAATTTAATGAAAGAACAAATTAAAAACCACCAAAAGAAAATCAACAAAAAAATCCAGAAGTCTTTAAATACTCTAATGGATTAA